A single window of Girardinichthys multiradiatus isolate DD_20200921_A chromosome 15, DD_fGirMul_XY1, whole genome shotgun sequence DNA harbors:
- the LOC124881465 gene encoding uncharacterized protein LOC124881465 isoform X1 codes for MEGNEELEATYIAADAKGALGDQQKTDIEKTECEQKLKAAKHLIQDTLWTSYGEKELSLALQIAEAECDNVTSTEPQSLEAYDFMLTHLEKLVHKAKGAHQTWSRWAPPAEKQDFNFCLMELEICLPKLVSGKAALIKAANLKEDTGIEPTTAHSSATAGTIKLKATALPKFTGCQHDFYRWKKDWEALQNQGEPTGSRELKKFQLLYSLDEKVAKDLQVLLKILAYCDKVHYFP; via the coding sequence ATGGAAGGAAATGAAGAGCTTGAGGCCACTTACATCGCAGCAGATGCAAAGGGTGCACTAGGCGACCAGCAGAAAACCGACATCGAGAAGACAGAGTGTGAGCAGAAGTTAAAGGCAGCAAAGCACCTGATCCAAGATACACTATGGACTTCATATGGTGAGAAAGAACTGTCCCTCGCTTTACAAATTGCAGAGGCAGAGTGTGACAATGTCACCTCCACTGAACCCCAGTCCCTGGAGGCTTATGACTTTATGCTCACTCATTTGGAGAAGCTTGTACATAAAGCCAAAGGAGCACATCAAACCTGGAGTCGCTGGGCTCCACCTGCTGAGAAGCAAGATTTTAATTTTTGCTTGATGGAGCTAGAGATCTGCCTTCCCAAGTTGGTGTCGGGGAAGGCTGCCCTGATAAAAGCAGCAAATCTCAAAGAGGACACCGGAATAGAACCCACTACAGCTCACAGCTCAGCTACCGCCGGAACCATAAAGCTTAAAGCCACAGCCCTACCAAAGTTCACAGGCTGCCAGCATGACTTCTACAGATGGAAGAAAGATTGGGAGGCTCTGCAGAACCAAGGCGAACCGACAGGGTCCAGAGAGCTGAAGAAATTCCAACTGCTTTATAGCCTCGATGAAAAGGTGGCTAaagatctacaggtccttctaaaaatattagcatattgtgataaagttcattattttccataa
- the LOC124881465 gene encoding uncharacterized protein LOC124881465 isoform X2 yields the protein MEGNEELEATYIAADAKGALGDQQKTDIEKTECEQKLKAAKHLIQDTLWTSYGEKELSLALQIAEAECDNVTSTEPQSLEAYDFMLTHLEKLVHKAKGAHQTWSRWAPPAEKQDFNFCLMELEICLPKLVSGKAALIKAANLKEDTGIEPTTAHSSATAGTIKLKATALPKFTGCQHDFYRWKKDWEALQNQGEPTGSRELKKFQLLYSLDEKDLYICQRTL from the exons ATGGAAGGAAATGAAGAGCTTGAGGCCACTTACATCGCAGCAGATGCAAAGGGTGCACTAGGCGACCAGCAGAAAACCGACATCGAGAAGACAGAGTGTGAGCAGAAGTTAAAGGCAGCAAAGCACCTGATCCAAGATACACTATGGACTTCATATGGTGAGAAAGAACTGTCCCTCGCTTTACAAATTGCAGAGGCAGAGTGTGACAATGTCACCTCCACTGAACCCCAGTCCCTGGAGGCTTATGACTTTATGCTCACTCATTTGGAGAAGCTTGTACATAAAGCCAAAGGAGCACATCAAACCTGGAGTCGCTGGGCTCCACCTGCTGAGAAGCAAGATTTTAATTTTTGCTTGATGGAGCTAGAGATCTGCCTTCCCAAGTTGGTGTCGGGGAAGGCTGCCCTGATAAAAGCAGCAAATCTCAAAGAGGACACCGGAATAGAACCCACTACAGCTCACAGCTCAGCTACCGCCGGAACCATAAAGCTTAAAGCCACAGCCCTACCAAAGTTCACAGGCTGCCAGCATGACTTCTACAGATGGAAGAAAGATTGGGAGGCTCTGCAGAACCAAGGCGAACCGACAGGGTCCAGAGAGCTGAAGAAATTCCAACTGCTTTATAGCCTCGATGAAAAG gacctgtacatctgtCAACGTACGCTATAG